A portion of the Dethiosulfovibrio peptidovorans DSM 11002 genome contains these proteins:
- a CDS encoding uroporphyrinogen decarboxylase family protein has translation MTTDMTELKRLVGALKRESLDRPPCICPGGMMNMIVEDVMDLTDSTWPEAHLDGEAMAELAAGQPENGGFENYGVPFCMTVEAEAMGAPVSMGDRIHEPRVIGYVMSNSGDMNSLKEMDLSSERTAQVCRAISLLKKRNGDIPVIANLTGPISLATSLVDPSLFYKDMRKSPEKVQILMDFVVEQLVRFGKAQVEAGADVLTISDPSGTGEILGPKAFERWAIPALNGILDRLSTSVKGTIVHICGRLGGVAHLLDDIRSDCISFDSITSAKELALRLSTKSLMGNVSTLAIETASPEHLKRMAKVCMDQGIDILAPACGIGAGTALSQVRTLVDSAKERKSS, from the coding sequence ATGACGACTGATATGACCGAGCTAAAAAGGCTGGTCGGGGCCCTGAAGAGGGAGTCGTTAGACCGCCCTCCCTGCATATGCCCCGGCGGAATGATGAACATGATCGTAGAGGACGTTATGGACCTGACCGACAGTACCTGGCCCGAGGCACACCTCGACGGAGAGGCCATGGCCGAGCTGGCGGCGGGACAGCCGGAGAACGGAGGGTTCGAGAACTACGGGGTTCCATTCTGCATGACAGTAGAGGCCGAAGCCATGGGGGCGCCTGTATCGATGGGAGACAGGATCCACGAACCGAGGGTTATCGGATACGTCATGTCGAACTCCGGCGACATGAACAGTTTAAAGGAGATGGACCTATCCTCCGAACGTACGGCCCAGGTATGTAGGGCGATTTCCCTCCTGAAAAAAAGAAACGGCGACATACCGGTAATAGCCAACCTAACCGGTCCGATAAGCCTTGCCACATCGCTCGTGGATCCCTCGCTTTTCTATAAGGATATGAGAAAGAGCCCGGAGAAAGTCCAGATTCTGATGGATTTCGTGGTGGAACAGCTCGTTCGATTCGGAAAAGCCCAGGTCGAGGCGGGAGCGGACGTCCTCACCATATCGGACCCAAGCGGAACGGGAGAGATCCTGGGACCTAAGGCATTCGAAAGATGGGCAATCCCCGCTCTCAACGGCATACTGGACCGACTCTCCACCTCCGTAAAGGGCACCATAGTACATATATGCGGACGTCTCGGCGGAGTGGCCCATCTTCTGGACGACATAAGGAGCGACTGCATCAGTTTCGATTCCATAACCTCCGCCAAAGAGTTGGCCCTCAGGTTGAGCACTAAATCCCTTATGGGAAACGTGAGCACCCTTGCCATAGAGACGGCCTCTCCAGAACATCTGAAACGGATGGCGAAGGTGTGCATGGACCAGGGAATCGATATTCTGGCCCCCGCCTGCGGCATTGGAGCGGGGACGGCACTTAGCCAGGTACGGACTCTGGTGGATAGCGCAAAGGAAAGGAAGTCTTCATGA